The Arctopsyche grandis isolate Sample6627 chromosome 7, ASM5162203v2, whole genome shotgun sequence genome includes a window with the following:
- the LOC143914194 gene encoding sin3 histone deacetylase corepressor complex component SDS3-like, whose translation MSSSLDGYEMEMEMEDEDFEELESRAFRQHNKMPQTQDTDSNEDTEEASETDMINHEEPREIREKMYQEALESLNLQIQQLNDLTHPEFIKREKKLQKDYSERLQHNKLQHEYSQDCIEHDYVSEKKSSVKEFEEKKVELKENLIADFEDKKRHIENERHNMELNGDSMEVKPAMTRKLRRRPNDPVPVPDKRRKPITTNIVLLLDDRDIDSDLRQISRARPSSANQSRKPQAASHSPTPQTVDTVVNTTESRAPSPNVEARVEDGKLLYEKRWFHRGQSVFVEGRDYPRFPAHITAIGSECIWVKKVSPEGYKLKIYTSLLAQGKITIKRRAP comes from the exons ATGTCGAGCTCATTAGACGGATATGAAATGGAAATGGAGATGGAGGATGAAGATTTTGAGGAGTTGGAGTCGCGGGCGTTCAGGCAGCATAACAAGATGCCACAGACGCAAGATACAGACTCCAATGAAG ACACTGAAGAGGCCAGTGAAACCGATATGATAAATCATGAAGAACCGCGTGAGATCCGAGAAAA aatGTATCAAGAAGCATTGGAAAGCCTTAATCTTCAAATACAACAACTTAATGATCTTACGCACCCAGAGTTTATTAAGCGTGAAAAAAAGCTTCAAAAAGACTATTCAGAACGTCTTCAACACAACAAACTTCAACATGAATATTCCCAAGATTGCATAGAGCATGATtatgtttctgaaaaaaaatcatctgttAAAGAATTCGAAGAGAAAAAAGTTGAACTAAAAGAAAATCTCATAGCAGATTTTGAAGATAAAAAGAGACACATTGAGAATGAAAGACACAATATGGAATTAAATGGAGACTCAATGGAG gtaAAACCAGCAATGACACGTAAACTTAGACGTCGGCCAAATGATCCCGTACCTGTACCTGATAAAAGACGAAAACCAATTACCACCAATATCGTACTGTTATTAGATGATAGGGATATAGATAGTGACTTGAGGCAAATTTCTAGAGCCCGACCTTCATCTGCTAATCAATCTCGTAAACCGCAAGCAGCTTCTCATTCTCCAACTCCCCAGACCGTAGACACcg ttGTCAATACGACAGAGAGTAGAGCTCCATCGCCCAATGTAGAAGCACGTGTGGAAGATGGTAAACTGTTGTACGAGAAGCGTTGGTTTCATCGTGGCCAAAGTGTATTTGTAGAAGGTAGAGATTATCCACGTTTTCCTGCTCACATTACCGCTATTGGATCCGAATGT atttgggTCAAAAAAGTTTCACCAGAGggctataaattaaaaatatatacatcacTATTGGCCCAAGGTAAAATTACGATAAAAAGGAGAGCGCCATAA